A single Mangrovimonas sp. YM274 DNA region contains:
- a CDS encoding STAS domain-containing protein, with translation MSLKITSYNNFFKVKGVLTKRTVHLFHSEFHNVFERINAMTLSIEGVEEIDKYGIQALLKLHNEALDKQKSLSIIGMGCDSLYNHFKSEQSAVA, from the coding sequence ATGAGTTTGAAAATTACTAGTTACAACAACTTCTTTAAAGTTAAAGGTGTTCTTACCAAAAGAACCGTTCATTTATTCCATTCCGAATTTCACAATGTTTTTGAAAGAATCAATGCCATGACCTTAAGTATTGAAGGGGTTGAGGAAATTGATAAATACGGCATTCAAGCTTTGCTGAAATTGCACAATGAGGCTTTGGATAAACAAAAAAGTCTATCCATAATAGGGATGGGGTGTGATAGTTTGTATAATCACTTTAAATCAGAGCAATCTGCAGTAGCCTAA
- a CDS encoding M56 family metallopeptidase: MMHYLINSSACLLIFIVFYKVFLEKESFHTFKRCYLLASLIIPFAIPFITYTTYIEQTSPADLPLLEIIPINNNIPQENTTNWSSIIIWSIYTFVALFFAFKFLWNIFRIAKQIKTHEQLPQKDWIYVLMPKGTVPHSFLKYIFIEGDAYNSDTIPNEILTHEQIHVTQRHSIDNLLVEFAKVVFWFNPIIYLFKREIKLNHEFLADRGVLKQGYNPKTYQNLLLSYTTKQSNFQLASSINYLLIKKRFTVMKTNTSSTKTWILALLILPIVTLTTYGFSTKNEVVATQNSDKENLNSLDLYLDEKGNLIHNDETMSLEEIEALLAKNKHLHVSIKTDPKSNRNYAEHIIDELRSKGALKTTLCSSFETESDSSRQTTYALINGQKTGPTEMVKKDIKNLILSVENANLMSFRIKFPRKPTQSIPSNTLNAITKQYLLEAEKDDKVIIFDIKSSSSQTKYYPIVITVLD, encoded by the coding sequence ATGATGCATTATCTTATCAACTCGTCTGCTTGCCTCTTAATATTTATAGTGTTCTATAAAGTATTTTTAGAGAAGGAAAGCTTTCATACGTTCAAAAGATGTTATCTGTTGGCTAGTTTGATCATTCCTTTTGCCATACCCTTCATAACGTATACAACGTACATTGAACAAACCTCTCCTGCAGATTTACCTCTATTGGAAATTATACCTATAAACAACAATATACCACAAGAAAATACAACCAATTGGTCTTCTATTATTATTTGGAGCATTTACACTTTTGTAGCGCTCTTTTTTGCTTTCAAATTTCTATGGAACATTTTCAGAATTGCGAAGCAAATAAAGACCCATGAACAATTACCGCAAAAGGATTGGATTTATGTGCTAATGCCAAAAGGCACGGTTCCCCACTCTTTTTTAAAATATATTTTTATTGAAGGTGACGCTTACAACTCAGATACAATCCCAAATGAAATTCTTACCCACGAACAAATTCATGTTACGCAACGCCACAGTATAGACAATTTATTGGTAGAGTTTGCCAAGGTTGTGTTTTGGTTCAACCCTATTATTTATTTGTTCAAAAGAGAGATTAAACTAAACCATGAATTTTTAGCCGATCGTGGGGTGCTGAAGCAGGGATACAATCCTAAAACATATCAAAATCTGTTACTGAGCTACACCACAAAACAGTCCAATTTTCAATTGGCCTCATCTATCAACTATTTATTAATCAAAAAACGTTTTACAGTTATGAAAACCAACACCTCATCAACAAAAACATGGATTCTAGCATTATTAATCCTTCCTATAGTTACACTTACCACCTATGGTTTTAGCACAAAAAATGAAGTCGTAGCAACGCAAAATTCTGATAAAGAAAATTTAAACTCATTAGACCTTTACCTCGATGAAAAAGGAAACCTTATCCATAATGATGAAACCATGAGCCTAGAAGAAATTGAAGCCCTATTGGCAAAAAACAAACATCTACATGTTTCTATTAAAACGGATCCAAAATCTAACAGAAATTATGCCGAACATATCATAGATGAATTAAGATCTAAAGGTGCCCTGAAAACAACCTTATGTAGCAGTTTTGAAACGGAAAGTGATTCGTCGCGCCAAACCACCTATGCACTTATCAATGGTCAAAAAACTGGTCCGACCGAAATGGTCAAAAAAGACATCAAAAATTTAATCCTCTCTGTTGAAAATGCGAATTTAATGAGCTTTAGAATAAAATTTCCCCGAAAACCTACCCAATCTATCCCCAGCAATACGTTGAATGCTATTACCAAGCAATATCTATTGGAAGCAGAGAAAGATGATAAGGTTATTATTTTCGATATAAAATCTTCTAGCAGTCAAACAAAATACTATCCAATTGTCATCACAGTTTTGGATTGA
- a CDS encoding DUF4407 domain-containing protein has product MLKKFFIICSGADGDILETCSSGEQNKYAGIGATVFFTAVMAFIASAYALFTVFDNLFASIFFGLIWGLLIFNLDRFIVSTIKKRNSAVDEFLQATPRIILAIIIAVVISKPLELKIFEKEINQVLLEQKNTLTLNNQNQIAEQYTPKITELESSIKNLQQQITSKETEVNALYDTYISEAEGTAGTKLLGKGPVYKEKREKHDAALAELQQLKTDNANKISNLESEITLLKSNYNSQVSDSQPIIDGFDGLMARVNALGELPWLPSFFIFLLFLAIETAPIFAKLISPKGEYDFKLEDAETAIKSWVTQKVNERSMLLQTDKAINNKVYSDIAEEEELYSYKRKKARELMQLQADAFFKHQKKTLS; this is encoded by the coding sequence ATGTTAAAAAAATTTTTCATCATCTGTTCAGGCGCCGATGGCGATATTTTGGAAACCTGTTCTTCGGGGGAACAAAACAAATACGCCGGGATTGGTGCTACGGTATTTTTCACGGCAGTCATGGCTTTTATTGCTTCGGCTTATGCCCTCTTCACGGTTTTTGACAATCTATTTGCCTCCATTTTCTTTGGCCTCATCTGGGGATTGCTCATTTTTAATCTGGACCGCTTTATTGTATCGACCATCAAAAAAAGAAACAGTGCAGTTGACGAGTTCCTTCAGGCCACCCCAAGAATAATTTTGGCCATCATTATTGCGGTGGTGATTTCAAAACCATTGGAACTTAAAATCTTTGAAAAGGAAATCAATCAAGTATTATTGGAGCAGAAGAATACCTTGACTCTCAACAACCAAAACCAAATTGCAGAACAGTACACTCCAAAAATCACGGAGCTGGAAAGTTCTATCAAGAACCTGCAGCAGCAAATTACCAGTAAAGAAACTGAGGTGAATGCTCTTTACGACACCTACATCTCCGAAGCTGAAGGAACAGCGGGCACCAAGCTTTTAGGTAAAGGTCCTGTGTATAAAGAAAAACGAGAAAAGCACGATGCCGCGTTGGCAGAATTACAGCAGCTTAAAACCGATAATGCAAATAAAATTTCAAATTTAGAATCGGAAATTACACTGCTAAAAAGCAATTACAACAGCCAAGTCAGCGACTCGCAACCTATCATCGATGGCTTTGATGGCTTAATGGCCAGAGTAAACGCCTTGGGGGAACTTCCTTGGCTCCCATCGTTTTTTATCTTCCTTCTTTTTTTGGCCATAGAAACGGCTCCTATTTTTGCCAAGCTTATTTCTCCTAAAGGTGAATATGATTTCAAACTGGAAGATGCCGAAACTGCCATTAAATCTTGGGTAACACAAAAGGTGAACGAGCGCTCCATGTTATTGCAAACAGACAAAGCCATTAACAATAAAGTATACAGCGATATCGCCGAAGAGGAAGAACTCTACAGCTACAAGCGTAAAAAAGCTAGGGAGCTGATGCAATTACAGGCCGATGCCTTTTTCAAGCATCAAAAGAAAACTTTAAGCTAA